TGCGATTTTTTATCAACATGCGGACTACGCAAAACACTGTATTTCGAAATTTGAGTTGGAAGAGGAATTGGACCCGCAACTCTGCCGCCAGTTCTTTGAACCGTTCCCACAATTTCGTGTGTAGATTGGTCGAGCAATCTGTGGTCGAATGCCTTCATTCTTATTCTGACTCTTTGTTTTTTCTCATATGATACTGACATAATTTCGCCTCAAGGGTCTTACGTTAACGTGAAAAACTGCGCGTGATAAACAC
This genomic stretch from Deltaproteobacteria bacterium CG11_big_fil_rev_8_21_14_0_20_42_23 harbors:
- a CDS encoding 30S ribosomal protein S10, which produces MSVSYEKKQRVRIRMKAFDHRLLDQSTHEIVGTVQRTGGRVAGPIPLPTQISKYSVLRSPHVDKKSQEQFEVRVHKRLLDIIEPTQQTVDALMKLELSPGVAVEIKMT